From Pan troglodytes isolate AG18354 chromosome 1, NHGRI_mPanTro3-v2.0_pri, whole genome shotgun sequence:
GTGGCTTTATACTATTGTTATTTTTGcaacatttaataaattttaaattgtttctaaACAGagttaataaaacaataaaattacagCAGGATACATGCAATAATTAGTGTTTGGACAGTGTATAGTGGGACAAAGGAAGGATCCATCAGCTTTGTTTGGTGATGGGGGTGTCAGGGAAGGCCTCATAGAGAAATTGGAGGAAAGATTGGAAGGATGATGTcttcttttcccatttatttatttatttatttaaattattattattattattattttgaggtgaagtcttgctctgttgcccaggctggagtgcagtggcgcagtcttggctcactgcaacctccacctcctgggttcaagcagttctcctgtctcagcctccagagtagctgggattacgggtgcacgccactgcacccagctaaatttttgtatttttagtagagacagggttgcaccatgttgcctggtcttgaactcctgacctcaggtaatccgcccacctcggcctcccaaagcgctatgattataggtgtgagccactgtgcctggccaattattattcttaattaattaacttatttttcatGAGGTGTCACCTCAGTCTAAAAGGATGATTTCTTGACAGAGTTGTGCCTAGGGGGCCAGGGCATctgggggaggtgggagagggaaaACGCAGGGGAGGATTGTGACCTATCCACGAATCTGATTAGATACTGCTATATTGTATGGCCTGCCTTGGCAAAGCAGGATGCCCCTCCTCAGATGGCGACAGTCACCTGTGTGGCCAGGAACACAGCTCCCTGCTCCTCCAGCCAGTCGCACATCCTTTCTCATTTCCACGGTCCCAGGCTCAGGTACCCTCAGAGGGAAGGGCTTCAGAGGGAGGGGCTAGCAGCCTAGGCTGCTCAGGGCTGGGCTGGGTAGGGCTCAGGTGGTTTGGCTCTCCACAGCTCTCCACATAAAGGGACCAGCACTTCACCCTTCATCAGGATCCTCTACAGGGGAGCTCCGAGTGTCCACTGGAAGGGAACTATCAGCTCCTGGCATCTGTAAGGATGCTGTCTATGCTGGTGAGAAAAGTGTTTTTGATCCATGTGTGTGGGAGCAATGATGCCAGCTCAGGTCTCAGTTTTAGAGATTTAGAATTTCAGGGAAATGAGCCCATGGCCCCTTGGGTATTTGTAGTGTTGGACAGCCGTGGGGGATATTCCAGGAGGTTCTAGAATGCTCATGAGCCCATCACTTTCCATTTGAGGATTCCCGAATCAGAAAGGTCAGGAAGTAAGAACGAGAGGATGACAAAGAAGGGCCAGCCAGTGACCTTGTGCATCTTGTTTTTCCTTAGAGGACAATGACCAGACTCTGCTTCCTGTTATTCTTCTCTGTGGCCACCAGTGGGTGCAGTGCAGGTAAATGGCTTCTGAGAGTAGGAGCTGCAGTTTCCTGGGCTCCCCTCTGCTGTGCAGGGCCTGGAGGGAGTAGAGCTGGGCAGGGCTCTGAAGTCAAGGCTCAAAGGGGAAGTCCTGGAGAGGCACGGAACCCAGGCTAGGCAGCCAACTTGAGGTGTGGACTGGGTGCTGATTTCTGGCCTCTCCTGGGGTCTGGTCTGAAGCAGTCAGGGTGTTAGCTCAGGTATTTCCTAGGGCTTGATTCTCTGCTTCTGTGGCTGTGAGGGGTTCATGGGGTGAGAGAGTAAGAACTGTGTCCCTGCTCAGCTGCTCTTGTGGCCTTGGCCTTGGGATCTCCAGAGGCAGCTGGGTGATCAGTGCTGTGTCCAGGGTACACCCTCCTCTAGTCGCAGAGGAGGATATGGTGAGAATAGAATCCTCACAATTCTATTCTTCCAGTAGGCACAATAGTGATATTTTTTCATTGATACTgggtttattgtttatttcaatcCATCAGTTAAAAAAAGCACATTTACATATGTCATCTCATTTGATCTCCATGCGTATAAAGAAGTTATTAATGACatcttaaagatgaagaaaaaggatCAGAGATGTTAAGTGTCTGCTCAAGGAGGCACTGTCATCAGGGTTTGTCTGGGTTTTACCTTGagtcctgtaatttttttttttttagacggagtcttgctctgttgcccaggttggagtgcggtggcatgatgtcggctcactgcaatctccgtctcctgggttgaagagcttctcctgcctcagcctccccagtagccgggattacaggtgtgcaccaccacaccccagctaatttttgtatttttagtagagatggggtttcaccatattggccaggctgttcttgaactcctgatcttgcgatccaccctcctcagcctcccaaagtgctgggattaccggcatgagccactgtgcctggcctgagtcCTGTAATTTTACACTTTTTCCCGCTCTGCCAGGCTTTTGGAATGATTTCTAGGCTTTTAGACTAATATACATGGCCCTTCATCCACTGGCCTCTGTTAATTTTTCAGCTTTGGTTTCCAGACCTCTTTGTATTACAACATATGTTCCAGCCGCAATAAGCGACTGACCTGTAGTTTTtggcaggctgggctgggctgggctctgttattgcttcaggccatctcatgtgctttcttctcttcctggggTGTactctcccctttccttcctgtcCTGTAGCCAGCTCCCATTCTCCCATCAAAATCAGCCTGCTCTGAGTTACAGCTGGTCCCTTCCCCAGCAGTTCCCAGGCCTCACCCCCGTTAGTGGGTTTGCCCTCCCATCTCAGTTGGGTCCCTTTCCATGTGCTCCTTCCTTGTAGAATGTAGTCTCTTGAAGAAATGTGTCAAATTGTCTTTGTCCGGTGTCTAGGTAGTTCACACAGTAGGTGTTTAATTAAAATTAGTCGAGTGGAAGATTCCAGGTGTTTAACCTATACCAGCTGTTGGATCAGACCGTCTTAGCATAGGGAATCCCTGACCTCCTGGGACTTCAGAGCAGAGTGATGAGTTGATACAGGGGCAGAGATTGGCCAGGAAAGATGGCCTCAGTGGTCAGACTTCTAATGAGACTCATTCTCACATTTTCTAGCAGCAGCCTCTTCTCTTGAGATGCTCTCGAGGGAATTCGAAACCTgtgccttctccttttcttccctgcCTAGAAGCTGCAAAGAAATCAAGGAACGCTGCCATAGTGCAGGTGGTGAGTAATGAACCAACTCAGCATTCTCTCTTTGAAGCCAGTTTTTAGCTCAACAGAGCCCAGTCATGGAAATCAGGAGGGACATATCCATATGGAGCCTGTTCTGCCCCCAGCTCCTACTCAAGGAGGTTTCTAGTGGGAATTTTGAGGCTTTTGTGTCCCATTCCAGTCACAAAGTCTTCTGAACACAGAGAGAATGCAGTGTTCCTGGTGACGCTTATGGTGGTGGCAAGAACTGTGATGAGTCTAAGATTTGCCCCTACTTGCCCCAGGTTTATAGATGCTGGCAGAAAACCTGAAACTCCTGAGCCAGAGACAAAGAGCTTTATTAATCACAGAAATAGCAGTAGCCAGAGCATCAGCATTTTCTTGTACTGGGCCAGGTGACATCTGCCCAAGTAGTGGGTTTGTCAAGCCGGCTGACAAATGTGGCTGGCAAGGAAACAACAAGCCCTTTTTAGAGCCAGAGAGTTTATTACTCACATAGCTAGCAAGTTCAAGATCGGCAAAAGTGTCAGCTTTTCCCATCCCTTGCCCCACAAGACAGCACAGAAAGGAGGGCGAGTGACAACACAACATGGGCAGTGGCTGAGGAGCCAGTCCATGCTGCCATAGCTGTTTCATAGCCTGTGTACCCTACGGGGTGGGGGTGAGTGAGGCAAAAAGCCTCATACCTCTTCAGAACCCAGGAGATGATGACACAGTCATATGACAGCTGTCTCATGACAGCCTCCACGAAAGATGGGAAGGGGGGTGAGAAGTGACCTTGTTGCAGCTCCTCACAAGGTTCCCATCTTTCCATGTTTCGGGAAGACCACAGGCTTTCTGCCAAGACTTAGGTCAGCTGTCCCTATGTGGCCTATGCACAAATGTGCAAGGTCACCAGGATGCCACCGTGGAGCCAGTCTCCTGCAAGCTTGTGAACAGGAGGGGAACTCTGAGCTTAGGGAAGCTGAATCTTATGAAATGGGCACAACCTTTGCTCTGAGCTGCACAGAGGCCCCATCCTGCTGTAGAATCAGATGTGGCGTGTGCTGATTTCTGGCCTCTCCTGGCCACAGGGTGGCACTGTCGAGAGGGAGATAccatctctttctcttctaaGGCTATTTGCTCTACAAACTCTTTGAAAAGATAGTGTGAAGCCAAGGCAGTCAGTGCCTCTGCTCATAGGTGAGCAGAACACAAGATGCGTGGAGCATCATCTTCCAGCAAGTATGTGTTGGAGTCTTCTGAGTGTACTTTTGACTTCCTAGGGCTTTTCTATTCACGGGGCTGAGATGAACCCTGAGCTCTCAGACAGGGAGGCTCTGGGCTggttctctctacagatggcctGTATTTTCTCTGCACCAAGAATGGTGTTGTCTACCAGACCTTCTGTGACATGACCTCTGGGGGTGGCGGCTGGACCCTGGTGGCCAGCGTGCATGAGAATGACATGCATGGGAAGTGCACGGTGGGCGATCGCTGGTCCAGTCAGCAGGGCAACAAAGCAGACTACCCAGAGGGGGATGGCAACTGGGCCAACTACAACACCTTTGGATCTGCAGAGGCGGCCACGAGTGATGACTACAAGGTTGGTGCCACTTCCCACCCACTAGGGTGAGGGTGAGGAGTGGAGTGTGGCTGGCCAACAGCCTGCAGGAGGGAGGGCTGGAAGGTGGGGATGTGGGGAAGGGctggagaagaagagagaaatacaGGACTTGAATCACAACTTCCTCTCAACAAGGCTGTTAGGGCCCTGGGTGGTGGTGGGATCATCAGCTGGGAGTGGGGTGTCTGGGCGTGGCTGGCCATCTGCCTACTGATCCCAGAGCTCTCAGCCCAGCTGAGGCTGCACATGTGGACCTTCTGCCTCCTGGTACCTCCTGGTCCAGTCAGGCTCAGTGTCTGCTGCTTTCCAGAACCCTGGCTACTACGACATCCAGGCCAAGGACCTGGGCATCTGGCATGTGCCCAACAAGTCCCCCATGCAGCATTGGAGAAACAGCGCCCTGCTGAGGTACCGCACCAACACTGGCTTCCTCCAGAGACTGGGACATAATCTGTTTGGCATCTACCAGGTACACAGGGCTGCTGGCTGGGGGGCACTTCCTTTGGTGAACAGAGAGCCAAGTGTCTCGGGTAGGGGGCAGATCTGTCCTGTGGTTCCACACCACTACTGAGTGGTTGGCTGTTTCTCCTTCCTTTGATTCACTGTGAACTCATGTCTGGCCTCTCAGAAACTCTAAGCTAGGCAAGGAAGAGGCCTGTGGGACAGGAAAGCACagggagaaagagacagggaCAAGGGGTTTGGGGCTGTTGGGGAGACACAGCTATGGGGAAAAGCAGTCACTATTATTATGATTGGTTTTGGTTAATGGCAGTTAATTTGAAACCCCTCCTCCCCCCACACTGTGGCAGCATCTCTACTGTCCTCACAAAACCTTTCTTCTGGGTCTCTGCAGAAATACCCAGTGAAATACAGATCAGGGAAATGTTGGAATGACAATGGCCCAGCCATACCTGTGGTCTATGACTTTGGTGACGCTAAGAAGACTGCATCTTATTACTCACCGTATGGTCAACGTGAGTGTTTGCTCCCTAAGTCcagtcataaatattttcttgtactCTTGGAGAATGGTGGCAAATAACAACAATTAATAATTgctagtatttactgagcacttaaaatgcACCAGACTCTTGTCTTGGAACTTAACATGATTTTGTGTCATTTAATTACCATGAGAAAACTATGAAGTTAGAATTgctgttatccccatttcacaggacGTAATCCCAGGTTTCTTCATCACCACCTTGTATACTCTTATaattgtggggaaaagaaaaagagatcagactgttactgtgtctatgtagaaagaagtagacataagagactccattttggtctgtgctaagaaaaattcttctgccttgagatgctgttaatctgtaaccctac
This genomic window contains:
- the ITLN2 gene encoding intelectin-2 isoform X2, whose protein sequence is MLSMLRTMTRLCFLLFFSVATSGCSAAAASSLEMLSREFETCAFSFSSLPRSCKEIKERCHSAGDGLYFLCTKNGVVYQTFCDMTSGGGGWTLVASVHENDMHGKCTVGDRWSSQQGNKADYPEGDGNWANYNTFGSAEAATSDDYKNPGYYDIQAKDLGIWHVPNKSPMQHWRNSALLRYRTNTGFLQRLGHNLFGIYQKYPVKYRSGKCWNDNGPAIPVVYDFGDAKKTASYYSPYGQREFVAGFVQFRVFNNERAANALCAGIRVTGCNTEHHCIGGGGFFPQGKPRQCGDFSAFDWDGYGTHVKSSCSREITEAAVLLFYR
- the ITLN2 gene encoding intelectin-2 isoform X1, producing MLSMLRTMTRLCFLLFFSVATSGCSAAAASSLEMLSREFETCAFSFSSLPRSCKEIKERCHSAGDGLYFLCTKNGVVYQTFCDMTSGGGGWTLVASVHENDMHGKCTVGDRWSSQQGNKADYPEGDGNWANYNTFGSAEAATSDDYKNPGYYDIQAKDLGIWHVPNKSPMQHWRNSALLRYRTNTGFLQRLGHNLFGIYQKYPVKYRSGKCWNDNGPAIPVVYDFGDAKKTASYYSPYGQREFVAGFVQFRVFNNERAANALCAGIRVTGCNTEHVSFWGDQWPTCGEKKERSDCYCVYVEKEDIRNSILICTKKNCFCFEMLLTCNFSPNSVLTETCAVMNQSLMDLGLCRMCLVNNMFAGSMLGKSHRHSPFLINQGHNALRKAAGTSARESLGIVQGFPPLRQPEIWPHGKGKTLPSPSLTPVKGLC